Within the Medicago truncatula cultivar Jemalong A17 chromosome 4, MtrunA17r5.0-ANR, whole genome shotgun sequence genome, the region TTGTGTCAAGTGTTCGACATGACACTAATACAAGACCTACACACGTGATTACTTTcgtttaattcattttatcaaattatcacCTGACCTGTCATCGTCAGGGTCAGGTCGGGTCTGGTGTATGTGTCAATGCTTCATAGGTTATACTTATATTGTGTCGGTGCTTCGTAGGTTATACTAGACACAATCTTGAGTGACTAGTAAAAATCTTCCTCACCTGTGGTCTAAAATTCATGATAGGAGTATTCATTTTGTAGCCATAAAATGGACAAACAGATATTGAAACTGAATCATTAATCTGACGTTAAGCAGAAGCAATTGAAGgagtaattaataaatttaccTCCAACAGAACTAATGTCAATACTTCCAAGAAGTTGTTCCTTCCACTTCCTCAAGCTCTCATCATCCTAAGGACTCAGGaagaaaacaattaacaaaTGCATAAATGATTAATTAACATGAGAACAAAGCATGGATATTTttcgaagaaaaaaacatcaaaaagaaaagtgaaCCTTATCCTTTTCGAGTTGCTCTTTCAAAGTGAATTGAGGACCAACATCAATCTTCTTATCAACGTCATCATCATCGTCCTCAGTGGCAGCAACAGAACTGTCACTCATGTGCCTACTGAGTTGCCCCTTCCCTTTTTCATTGCCACTTCCTTCATGATCACTGCATATCTCACGATCAGAATCCATGTTTTTGCTATTGGAGTTTCGAGATCACTCCAATATTCAAAGACATCAAAGGTGGAAAAAACCAGATGGGAAAAAGCACAGCCAATGCTATACTTCAATGCAACAAAGAGAGAAGCAAGAAAACAAAGCCACTAGATAGAAGCTAATGTTATGTTTCAACTAGCATAAGAATAAAAAGGTGCAAAATGGTTGTGTTGGGAAGGGAAAAGAATGCGTTAAAGAGTCCTAGAAGATTGAAACATGGAATAGAAAAGTTAGAGGATTAATGTTGCAGCAAGAAAAGATGCCAAGAAGGCaagaaggagagagaaagaaatggTCTTGTGGTGATCCGCAATACACAAATATTGAACGAAAAATATGGGAGACTTACCTAGTCATCGTGAATATCACTTTTGTAGCACttgctggaaaaaaaaattattatattttaaaccCAATATAGAAAGAACTACGTAATacatttacttttatctttttcttttttttctttctactaaACAATATGACCCGTTGAGTTCAATGTAGGTccctaataaaaataaaaatatgcacAACCCAATGAAACACACACTTCAACAGTGGATAAAAAAACCTTTGGCGATAAAAAAATCACTCATCATTGTAGGAGACTGATTACAGTCTCACGCATCAATCTCACGTTCTGGCATTTtgctaaaaaattattaaacaatGAATGGATTGCCAGctattcaaaggaaaaaaataaaaagttcaatAATTCTTTTTGGAAGGATTGTTAGTTATTAAAtcatccaataaaattattGGTCAACGTGAATGTAGCTCGAGTATATCATCAGGTCCATTGTTTTGGTTGGAAAAAATAATGAGCATCAAGGAATGCACGTTGCTATTACAGAATCGTCCTACAGATAGCTCATCATGGTCACTAATAATGCAATGGGTGGCTTTTGTTATATAGTTTCTCCTCTTTCTTTTAtcctcattttttttccttctcttcttGCATAAGTAACCGAAAAATATCAACTATCCCTTCAGTATAGCTTTTAGGCATTCAACTACCCTACGATGttacaaaatttgttaaattgaaatttgatataATTATATCATTGTGTCTATGTCTATATGTAATGTATGCGTATAAATTTCGTAAGATTTTACCCATTTCAGGCATTTGCTGCAACAATACACGTTTCTTTTACATTTGCTTCTTAACAAAATGATcttaacaaaaacacaaaagaacaataatagtaaaaataaatagcAGTTTTCTGTGGTCTAGCTGGTAAATTGGTAATACAGATTGGAGAGAGAACGTTTTACAACTTCATGATCAGCCTAGCATATTAGCACTGGCCTAAATTATAAAGTGTACAAGAGACAAAGTTATCATTCgaaacatataaataataataatgcagGTAGCCAGTTTTAGCATCTCAAAAATTTAGACATGGtatcaaatataaaatctattcaTATATCTATCCTTGATTAACTTAAGCTTATGAGAGAATTGATTCATGACAAGATATTGGAATCTCCTCTAGCTCTCTATGACCATGTGATCCAAAGTTAGAATGCTAGATATTGctataaaagaataaaatcatTCATTACCTTCACCAAACagtttaaaaattattgataGACTTGTTCATGATAACAGTAAGGAAACCAGTGAATTAGTTCACCTTCAAAATGCAGtggctttaaaaaaaatgtcatgccTCAAAACAAGCAAATTCCAGCTCTCAGGACAGCTCAATTTATCTGGTTTATCATTGTTCCTGGGGAAAGCCCAGTGGTTGGTAGACAAAACATAACCCATAGAGGCAGAAGATGGTCTTAAATATTAGCTGTTAAGATCATCTGACACAGCTcagatgaaaagaaaattaacagTTGATTCAATCACAAACTACTGAATGTAAGGATTCTATTCCAGATGATTAACAAATTAAGAAccgaaaagaagaagaaaataccTTATATAGATTTACAAAGAAATGAAGCAACAGCCATCTTTCTTGTGTAACAAATAGTGTACGCCATAACAGCAAATATTAAGCAGCTGATGTGTCTATGGCTTAATATTGGAATTAATCAaccttttgttgatttatgcAATTCAAATAAGTTGTTGATTCCTAATGTAACATATTAGGAGAATCTTCTGACTTTAGGAATTTGTTTCCTTATTTTTAGCATTATCTTTCATATATAAAACCAGAATTTGTGTATTTGCTTTCCTCAGTTCAGTTCTGAATAGAATAACAGACGGAGTTCTGGCACACTGTATTCcatatttcaaatatttgttttcgTTTGTACACCACAATAGTGTATTCAGCCTGAAGAGTAATCTGTTTTCTTGTTTGATCTGGAGCTTTCATGTTGTCTCTCAATGAAATTTGATAAAACAACAGAAAACGAATCAAGATTCTTAATAATGAATTTAAAAGTAACCACCGTTTAACCCAATAACTCTGGACTCTTTTTATGGAGAAACAAATTTTCCTTACCAATTGCAAGCTTGTAGAGGATAATTTGCACATTAACTGAATTCTCGGGATAACCACGGAGAAAACCAAAATTAATCACTCAGATGCCAAGGGgagaaaaaacatttttgggTTACAACAATAATCGCCTTACTAACATACAGCATGGAGCATAATAAGGTGATGAAGAACCAACAATGAGGGGTAATATAAATAACACTATGCTCTAAAAGGAATGGTGCCTAACCTGTGACAAACAAATAATCTACTAATCACTACCCCATTTTCTTACAACGCTCTCTTTAGCAGAAGCACTTTTGTAGCCTTCCTTCTTCAAAGAGCCATCAAAATCAGGCTGATCACCGTTTGAAGTATTTTTCAAGACTTTTGTTGTTGCGAGACCAAATCCATTTCTCACTCCCCGAAGTGCATACAGCAATGGATTGATGATGGCAGCGAGGATCAAATCACCTTTTGCAACTAGGAGATACTGCaaataaagagagagaaggtgaaatcgtttttattttattttataataaatattaatgagTTTTGAACTTGCAGCAAAAGAATTGAAAGGATTATGAGAAAATTTCTTACTATGAGAACGATGCCAAGTATAGTAAGACTAGCTTGTTTTGCTTCTTGCCAAAAGTTATCATCATTAGACCAGCCAAACCATCTACCCCACCCAAACCAgcctcctccaccaccaccgccGTCACCTCCACCTCCCAGCTCTTCTCGTCTTTTGATTTCTTTGTCCCACTtctcaaactcaattttctTCCCACTTAATGCACCTTCTAATGCTTTTCTAGCTTGATCCTGCAATCAGAATTCACTTATAGTTTCAGTTCCCTCAGAATTCACATCTCGAATTCAGTTTTCTTCCCACTTAATTCCCCCGTACCAGAGACTATACATGCGGCCCATCATCACAAGATATGAAATATATTTCagtgataaattaattatcatgACCCCAAAATTAGATCAGTATAAACTGATAGTGAGAATTATTTTTGTCTTTCGCAAACTAAAGTGCATGATACAATTTTGCTACTATcatgaaaattaattatgttcTACATTAAGAGgccaacaaaataaattaagataaataacaaaccaaacaagtTCAGTTAAGAAAGGTATTTTCCAAAGATCATTGAGACAATAAATTGCATATAGAAAGTGTTATATCCATATATTTATATTAGGATTAGAATCATAAATTAGGatttaaataagaaaattgtaTCTTATTATAAATAGAGATGAGTGTGGTCAGAAATCACAAAAATCAACATAGTATATATGAGAATAGGTTCGTTCTAAtcataaagaaatgaattgcTATCAGGAACAAACAATTCATGAAATGCTACTACAAATTACAATACTCAAGTGTTCACTAAGTGAGACTCATCCCTAAAACACTTGGTTATTGCCTAAGGATAAGGAAAATTAAGGAGACGGTGAAAGGCTTGAATATtagcagcaacaaaaaaaaaaaaaaaaaaaaaaaaacttaagttgGGTTGTTAAATTGATATATGTGACTGAATGAATATGAAATAGGTACCGTACCTCTCTTTTGTTGTTATCTGAGAAGAGGCAAGTGAATCTGCTTCGGTTGGTATTGAGTTTGTGGTGTAAGCAACTCCATTTTTCATCAACGGAACGATGACGTGACCTGCTTAGGATTGACGGAACTCCTCCTACTAGATTTACAATTGCTCCCATGCTTTCCTGCGCTTAGTTTTCCTCTAGATTCTTAATTCATTTATTCggataaaatttcttccattttcaatatttttctctattcttaaaaaaaaattaattaattatttttgcaaacttgtttaatttaaaacatcctcacaatcatagttttaaaactcggctcggtcatcgactcgACAGGGGTACTGGGTCAATAGGTCAATGGTCGAATcactgagtcattggtcgaaccgcaAGACTAAACCGGATTAACTCGAATGGCTCGGTTAGATAACTCGGTCttgagattaaatttatatagctATTTAACTGGATTAAATCAGATTTAATCGATGACTCGttcatttaaaaactaaaaaaactgacatgtaatatttttttgacaagaaactGACATGTAATatgtatattaatattttaacagCTATATTTTAATGACAGGAAATCGATTTTGTTttgcatatatattaatattaatataatatgtagattttctaaaaaaaaaatatgatgtgtatattattattattgtgtaaatattatatttaacaataattttctctttttaaaagaaaaaaatgatgcgTTCTTTcctcttataaaattaaaatgtaatatatttatatatataatatatttcaatttataatCAAGATTTGAAGTTGTTGTGGTGGTTAAGCTTCCAACTTCTCATTTTAATGTCCACGGTTGTCCAAGTTGTTGAAACATTTATCTGTATTAAACCAAACATTAATTAGTCTTAATTCGTGTGCTTAATGACTAATTATGacagaaatttaaaaaaaaaattactaaaccGGCCGAGTCACCGGTTTTTACCGAGCCAAGCCGGTTTTAACCGGTTCAATTGCATGACTGATCTGATAAACAGCTTGAACCGGATACACCACCGGTTTACGGTCCAACCGGTCGGACCGGCCGGTCCGAGTCGGGTTTCAAAACTATGCTCACAATAatagtttat harbors:
- the LOC11441440 gene encoding uncharacterized protein, producing the protein MGAIVNLVGGVPSILSRSRHRSVDEKWSCLHHKLNTNRSRFTCLFSDNNKREDQARKALEGALSGKKIEFEKWDKEIKRREELGGGGDGGGGGGGWFGWGRWFGWSNDDNFWQEAKQASLTILGIVLIYLLVAKGDLILAAIINPLLYALRGVRNGFGLATTKVLKNTSNGDQPDFDGSLKKEGYKSASAKESVVRKWGSD